In Cheilinus undulatus linkage group 16, ASM1832078v1, whole genome shotgun sequence, one DNA window encodes the following:
- the sgo1 gene encoding shugoshin 1 isoform X1, translating to MVKERVQKKSFQQSLEDIKEKMKEKRNKRLASASAPSRGRSRRINNSSVANSTHITLKGVQLNNKALAVALQAEKEKVRQANVVILQLKREQQALFLHLLLLKRKLKDREAQAESSAETKNPNILDKPQQNKDLERRQHTSPKLDEPVVCCVSPITIEPRPSEKNMQSECDRPVTLPSTVGVRRRHVDRQSRRRSERVRERRSMSESDAISGLDALIASPIRCDDDKPIPPQQAAQPDCIEPAETEEFQHSTPEPEPKKSNQQRPGRKQAQQQQQTRIIPETAPRKPERGRKPDRAPLKKPWENPKPRARSKSRDRSATRAKTAPPSQGSKLNTSLGFNDTFDFDCEETVHVTPFRAKAEENPPATPISEESSHQGQAPTEASASKQSESSSSSPSSESEDSLYVPQKSRRRQMSPEKTKVVTTRRGRPSKVFRQIENIPLKQEVSVFRDEEMSPKTGKPQKEDANLQPSPDSSFSNSPDPERLGQENPPESLGGVAGEDCLLPVSPLVEAEMMRIDNVLSNFGDSSCEAPPPHQTPQRIRPGKKRGLGVRTGGRGLSLCDVTNLSPAAYRKFSCGGSRPSDARCSTPVVARKRRCTMVVDYKEPSLNAKLRRGDKHTDLQFLSSPIFKQKSSRKSMQKSRKSVSSKQPFQKYNESFVGCR from the exons ATGGTGAAAGAGCGGGTTCAGAAGAAGTCCTTCCAGCAGAGTCTGGAGGACATAAAGGAGAAGATGAAGGAGAAGAGGAACAAACGGCTGGCCAGCGCCTCAGCTCCGAGCAGAGGACGGTCCAGGAGGATCAACAACAGCAGTG TGGCTAACTCGACCCACATCACCCTGAAAGGAGTCCAGCTGAACAACAAAGCTTTGGCTGTAGccttgcaggctgaaaaggagAAAGTGAGGCAGGCGAATGTGGTGATCCTGCAGCTGAAAAGGGAACAACAAGCCCTGTTCCTTCACCTGCTGCTGCTTAAGAGGAAGCTCAAAGATAGGGAGGCTCAAGCAGAGAGCTCTGCAGAG acaaaaaatccaaacatcCTGGACAAACCCCAACAAAACAAGGATTTGGAAAG GAGACAGCATACCAGCCCGAAGCTTGACGAGCCTGTTGTCTGTTGCGTCTCACCGATTACTATAG AACCTCGGCCTTCTGAAAAGAACATGCAGTCTGAATGTGACAGGCCGGTGACGTTGCCGTCTACAGTGGGTGTGAGGCGGCGCCATGTGGATagacaaagcaggagaaggtcTGAGCgtgtgagagagaggaggtCGATGAGTGAGAGTGATGCTATCTCTGGCTTGGATGCTTTAATAGCAAGTCCTATTCGCTGTGACGATGACAAGCCCATCCCGCCACAGCAAGCAGCACAACCAGACTGCATAGAGCCTGCTGAGACTGAAGAGTTTCAGCATTCGACTCCAGAACCTGAGCCAAAAAAGAGCAACCAGCAGAGACCTGGGAGGAAGCAGgcccagcagcagcaacagacCCGCATCATACCAGAAACTGCTCCACGGAAACCAGAGAGAGGACGCAAACCAGACCGCGCTCCGTTAAAGAAACCCTGGGAGAATCCCAAACCTCGAGCTCGCTCTAAGAGCAGGGACCGGTCTGCAACCCGGGCTAAGACGGCCCCTCCCTCTCAGGGTAGCAAGCTCAACACCTCACTGGGATTTAACGACACATTTGATTTTGACTGTGAAGAGACAGTTCATGTCACACCGTTCAGGGCGAAGGCAGAGGAGAATCCGCCGGCTACACCCATCAGTGAAGAGTCCTCACACCAAGGACAAGCTCCAACTGAAGCTTCGGCTTCCAAACAGAGTGAGTCCAGCTCATCATCACCGTCCTCTGAATCAGAGGACAGTCTTTATGTCCCACAGAAATCCAGACGGAGACAGATGTCACCTGAAAAGACCAAAGTGGTCACTACTCGTAGAGGCCGGCCCTCTAAGGTCTTCAGACAGATAGAAAACATCCCTCTGAAACAGGAGGTCTCTG TGTTTAGAGATGAGGAAATGAGCCCTAAGACTGGAAAGCCTCAGAAGGAAGACGCTAACCTCCAGCCTTCTCCTGACTCCAGTTTCTCAAACAGTCCTGACCCTGAAAGGTTGGGACAGGAAAATCCTCCAG AGTCTCTTGGAGGGGTTGCTGGGGAGGATTGTTTGCTTCCTGTCAGCCCTCTGGTGGAGGCTGAGATGATGAGAATCGACAATGTCCTGTCAAATTTTGGAGATTCCTCCTGTgaagctcctcctcctcaccaaACACCCCAGAGGATCAGGCCAGGCAAGAAAC GTGGGCTTGGTGTGAGGACTGGAGGGCGGGGCTTGAGTCTATGTGATGTGACCAATCTGTCCCCTGCAGCCTATCGTAAATTCTCCTGCGGTGGTTCCCGCCCCTCAGATGCACGGTGCTCTACCCCCGTTGTTGCTCGTAAGCGGCGCTGCACCATGGTGGTGGACTACAAAGAACCCTCGCTGAACGC CAAACTTCGGCGTGgagacaaacacacagaccTGCAGTTCCTCAGCTCTCCCATTTTCAAGCAGAAGTCCAGTAGGAagtctatgcagaaatcacggAAATCTGTGAGCAGCAAGCAGCCATTTCAGAAATATAATGAGTCGTTTGTAGGCTGTCGCTGA
- the sgo1 gene encoding shugoshin 1 isoform X2, translating into MVKERVQKKSFQQSLEDIKEKMKEKRNKRLASASAPSRGRSRRINNSSVANSTHITLKGVQLNNKALAVALQAEKEKVRQANVVILQLKREQQALFLHLLLLKRKLKDREAQAESSAETKNPNILDKPQQNKDLERRQHTSPKLDEPVVCCVSPITIEPRPSEKNMQSECDRPVTLPSTVGVRRRHVDRQSRRRSERVRERRSMSESDAISGLDALIASPIRCDDDKPIPPQQAAQPDCIEPAETEEFQHSTPEPEPKKSNQQRPGRKQAQQQQQTRIIPETAPRKPERGRKPDRAPLKKPWENPKPRARSKSRDRSATRAKTAPPSQGSKLNTSLGFNDTFDFDCEETVHVTPFRAKAEENPPATPISEESSHQGQAPTEASASKQSESSSSSPSSESEDSLYVPQKSRRRQMSPEKTKVVTTRRGRPSKVFRQIENIPLKQEVSVFRDEEMSPKTGKPQKEDANLQPSPDSSFSNSPDPERLGQENPPESLGGVAGEDCLLPVSPLVEAEMMRIDNVLSNFGDSSCEAPPPHQTPQRIRPGKKPYRKFSCGGSRPSDARCSTPVVARKRRCTMVVDYKEPSLNAKLRRGDKHTDLQFLSSPIFKQKSSRKSMQKSRKSVSSKQPFQKYNESFVGCR; encoded by the exons ATGGTGAAAGAGCGGGTTCAGAAGAAGTCCTTCCAGCAGAGTCTGGAGGACATAAAGGAGAAGATGAAGGAGAAGAGGAACAAACGGCTGGCCAGCGCCTCAGCTCCGAGCAGAGGACGGTCCAGGAGGATCAACAACAGCAGTG TGGCTAACTCGACCCACATCACCCTGAAAGGAGTCCAGCTGAACAACAAAGCTTTGGCTGTAGccttgcaggctgaaaaggagAAAGTGAGGCAGGCGAATGTGGTGATCCTGCAGCTGAAAAGGGAACAACAAGCCCTGTTCCTTCACCTGCTGCTGCTTAAGAGGAAGCTCAAAGATAGGGAGGCTCAAGCAGAGAGCTCTGCAGAG acaaaaaatccaaacatcCTGGACAAACCCCAACAAAACAAGGATTTGGAAAG GAGACAGCATACCAGCCCGAAGCTTGACGAGCCTGTTGTCTGTTGCGTCTCACCGATTACTATAG AACCTCGGCCTTCTGAAAAGAACATGCAGTCTGAATGTGACAGGCCGGTGACGTTGCCGTCTACAGTGGGTGTGAGGCGGCGCCATGTGGATagacaaagcaggagaaggtcTGAGCgtgtgagagagaggaggtCGATGAGTGAGAGTGATGCTATCTCTGGCTTGGATGCTTTAATAGCAAGTCCTATTCGCTGTGACGATGACAAGCCCATCCCGCCACAGCAAGCAGCACAACCAGACTGCATAGAGCCTGCTGAGACTGAAGAGTTTCAGCATTCGACTCCAGAACCTGAGCCAAAAAAGAGCAACCAGCAGAGACCTGGGAGGAAGCAGgcccagcagcagcaacagacCCGCATCATACCAGAAACTGCTCCACGGAAACCAGAGAGAGGACGCAAACCAGACCGCGCTCCGTTAAAGAAACCCTGGGAGAATCCCAAACCTCGAGCTCGCTCTAAGAGCAGGGACCGGTCTGCAACCCGGGCTAAGACGGCCCCTCCCTCTCAGGGTAGCAAGCTCAACACCTCACTGGGATTTAACGACACATTTGATTTTGACTGTGAAGAGACAGTTCATGTCACACCGTTCAGGGCGAAGGCAGAGGAGAATCCGCCGGCTACACCCATCAGTGAAGAGTCCTCACACCAAGGACAAGCTCCAACTGAAGCTTCGGCTTCCAAACAGAGTGAGTCCAGCTCATCATCACCGTCCTCTGAATCAGAGGACAGTCTTTATGTCCCACAGAAATCCAGACGGAGACAGATGTCACCTGAAAAGACCAAAGTGGTCACTACTCGTAGAGGCCGGCCCTCTAAGGTCTTCAGACAGATAGAAAACATCCCTCTGAAACAGGAGGTCTCTG TGTTTAGAGATGAGGAAATGAGCCCTAAGACTGGAAAGCCTCAGAAGGAAGACGCTAACCTCCAGCCTTCTCCTGACTCCAGTTTCTCAAACAGTCCTGACCCTGAAAGGTTGGGACAGGAAAATCCTCCAG AGTCTCTTGGAGGGGTTGCTGGGGAGGATTGTTTGCTTCCTGTCAGCCCTCTGGTGGAGGCTGAGATGATGAGAATCGACAATGTCCTGTCAAATTTTGGAGATTCCTCCTGTgaagctcctcctcctcaccaaACACCCCAGAGGATCAGGCCAGGCAAGAAAC CCTATCGTAAATTCTCCTGCGGTGGTTCCCGCCCCTCAGATGCACGGTGCTCTACCCCCGTTGTTGCTCGTAAGCGGCGCTGCACCATGGTGGTGGACTACAAAGAACCCTCGCTGAACGC CAAACTTCGGCGTGgagacaaacacacagaccTGCAGTTCCTCAGCTCTCCCATTTTCAAGCAGAAGTCCAGTAGGAagtctatgcagaaatcacggAAATCTGTGAGCAGCAAGCAGCCATTTCAGAAATATAATGAGTCGTTTGTAGGCTGTCGCTGA